From a single Chitinophaga sp. Cy-1792 genomic region:
- a CDS encoding M14 family metallopeptidase, translating into MRNNYSICGDSPAFFRISGRKVLLLAIFTALLPLISNSQDLQTRYEKTNGNETATYPEVIQYYQALAKKFPQIKIMEMGPTDAGHPLHLVIYSPSKDFNFSSLRKKNKRIILINNGIHPGEPDGIDASMMLLRDIAQGKTHLPDNIILAVIPVYNIGGALNRSEFYRVDQNGPDAFGSRGNGQNLDLNRDFIKNDSKNARSFAQIYHLTDPDVFIDNHVSNGADYQHIMTLLPTQHDKLGGPMGEFMQQQFTPGLYHLMKEKGYDLVPYVNHFGETPDSGWVEFNDSPRYSSGYSTLFHSFGFVPETHMLKPYPQRVKATYALMECFIKFTSDNSTTIRDLRAATKKAVLTQQKFPLEWNADMSRYSMITFKGFTAGHKPSDISGLPRLYYDRTKPYERQVKFYNYFNAGNYVEKPTAYIIPQGWWPVIDLLKNNNVSMQRLSRDTTILVEVYHIADYKSYNKPFEKHFLHTDVKVTTTKDSMHFRKGDYYIPMNQVANRFLIETLEPTAGDSYFAWNFFDGILGQKEGYSPYVFEDTGYEWLKQHPDVQKALAEKKATDTAFANNASAQLRWVFMQSPYAEPDYLRYPVYRVR; encoded by the coding sequence ATGAGAAATAATTATAGTATATGCGGAGACTCCCCCGCATTTTTTCGCATTTCAGGTAGAAAAGTCCTGCTTCTAGCCATTTTCACCGCCCTATTACCACTTATCTCCAATAGCCAGGACCTCCAGACACGCTACGAAAAAACAAACGGCAACGAAACCGCCACCTACCCCGAAGTCATCCAATACTACCAGGCACTCGCCAAAAAGTTCCCACAGATAAAAATCATGGAAATGGGCCCCACCGATGCCGGACATCCACTACACCTGGTCATCTACAGCCCATCCAAAGACTTTAACTTCTCCAGCCTCCGGAAGAAAAATAAACGTATCATCCTCATCAATAATGGTATCCACCCTGGCGAACCCGACGGTATCGACGCATCCATGATGCTCCTCCGCGACATCGCCCAGGGAAAAACCCATCTCCCCGACAATATCATTCTCGCCGTAATTCCTGTTTATAATATTGGCGGCGCACTCAACCGTAGCGAATTCTACCGCGTAGACCAGAACGGCCCCGATGCCTTCGGCTCCCGCGGAAATGGCCAAAATCTCGACTTAAACCGCGATTTTATTAAAAATGATTCTAAAAATGCCCGCAGTTTCGCCCAAATCTATCACCTCACAGATCCCGACGTATTTATCGATAACCACGTAAGCAACGGCGCTGATTATCAACATATCATGACATTATTGCCCACCCAGCACGATAAACTGGGCGGCCCGATGGGTGAATTCATGCAGCAACAATTCACACCCGGACTCTACCATTTAATGAAAGAAAAAGGCTACGACCTGGTGCCATATGTAAACCACTTCGGCGAAACACCTGACAGCGGCTGGGTAGAATTCAACGATTCTCCCCGCTACTCCTCTGGCTATTCCACCCTGTTCCACTCCTTCGGCTTTGTTCCGGAAACTCATATGCTGAAGCCTTATCCACAACGCGTAAAAGCTACCTACGCCCTGATGGAATGCTTCATTAAATTCACCTCCGACAACAGCACCACCATCCGCGACCTCCGCGCCGCCACCAAAAAAGCAGTGCTTACCCAACAAAAATTCCCGCTGGAATGGAACGCTGATATGTCCAGGTACAGCATGATCACCTTCAAAGGGTTTACCGCCGGGCATAAACCCAGCGATATCAGCGGACTGCCACGCCTCTACTACGACCGCACCAAACCTTACGAGCGCCAGGTGAAGTTCTACAACTACTTTAATGCCGGCAATTATGTGGAAAAACCTACCGCCTATATCATCCCGCAAGGCTGGTGGCCGGTGATCGACCTGCTGAAAAATAATAATGTTTCCATGCAGCGCCTCTCCCGGGATACGACTATCCTGGTAGAAGTCTACCATATTGCCGACTACAAATCCTACAACAAACCTTTCGAGAAACACTTCCTTCATACGGATGTAAAAGTGACTACCACCAAGGATTCCATGCATTTCCGCAAAGGGGATTACTATATCCCGATGAACCAGGTAGCTAACCGCTTCCTCATCGAAACACTGGAGCCAACCGCCGGCGACTCCTACTTTGCCTGGAATTTCTTCGACGGCATCCTGGGCCAGAAGGAAGGTTACAGCCCTTATGTGTTTGAAGACACCGGCTACGAGTGGCTGAAACAGCACCCGGATGTGCAAAAAGCCCTGGCAGAAAAGAAAGCAACAGATACAGCCTTCGCTAACAACGCATCAGCCCAGTTACGCTGGGTATTTATGCAGTCGCCTTACGCCGAACCGGATTATCTGAGGTATCCGGTGTATAGAGTGAGATAA
- the rpsT gene encoding 30S ribosomal protein S20 produces MANHKATKKDVRQSKKRNERNRYYGKTTRNAIRDLKAITEKAAAEKELSDVASMIDKLAKRNVIHKNKAANLKSKLAKKVASLA; encoded by the coding sequence ATGGCAAACCATAAAGCAACGAAAAAAGACGTACGTCAGAGCAAAAAACGTAATGAACGTAACCGTTACTACGGTAAAACTACCCGTAATGCCATCCGTGACCTGAAAGCGATTACTGAGAAAGCGGCAGCGGAGAAAGAATTGTCAGATGTAGCTTCTATGATCGACAAATTGGCTAAACGTAACGTTATCCACAAAAACAAAGCTGCAAATCTGAAAAGCAAGCTGGCTAAGAAGGTAGCTTCTCTGGCTTAA
- a CDS encoding 2-oxoglutarate dehydrogenase E1 component: MKDFSFVTNSHPAYIESLYQDFRKDPNSVDPEWVKFFEGFDFAVSNANGKAGPAAPAVAGGGTPVTNDQLVKEFGVYRLIQAYRKKAHLIAKTNPIRERKDRKAGLEITNFDLSDADLKTEFFAGSFLGLGKATLENILAFLNKIYAGSVGIQYTYINDRDKAKWLEKEYEAAMSTPLSLEKRRRILMKLNQGVIFEKFLHTKYIGQKRFGLEGGESTIPALDAMISEAVEYGVQESVIGMAHRGRLNVLANILGKTYEQIFNEFEGLAVPDMTMGSGDVKYHLGFRSQVETAYGKQVNLQLMPNPSHLEVVDPIVIGFSRSKADVIYNSDYDKILPILIHGDAALAGQGIVYEVAQMSKLKGYYTGGTIHFVINNQIGFTTDFDDARSSDYCTSVASIVQAPVFHVNGDDAEAVVKVSQLAARYRQEFNEDVYIDMVCYRKHGHNEGDEPKFTQPSLYALIDKHQNPREVYTQFLLQNGEADAQTLAKEMEKGFWDELQARLDEVKQHPLPYVNQKPEEWWQALRKATPQDFDQSPVTAINEDEFKRLFDGLMKWPSDFVPLRKVSKLLQDKIKLYQEEGKVDWATGELLAYGSLLVEGRDVRMSGEDVKRGTFSHRHAVLFDENTNATYSRLGELAPEQGKFRIYNSLLSEYGVLGFEYGYAMATPNSLVIWEAQYGDFVNGAQTVIDQYISSAEQKWTTQNGLVMLLPHGYEGGGPDHSNARPERFLQQCAEENMVVTNITTAANFFHALRRQLTWQFRKPLINFSPKANLRHVGAYSTMEEFTQGGFKEVLDDPYIQDTSLVKKVLLCTGKMYFDLSDKQAKEDRKDVAIVRLEQLYPLPVKQLEAIAAKYKGATFFWVQEEPLNMGAASYLQMNLKQINYGVISRNPSASTATGYAKVHAREQQQIIDTAFNI; the protein is encoded by the coding sequence ATGAAGGACTTCTCATTTGTCACCAACTCGCATCCTGCATACATAGAATCTTTATATCAGGATTTCCGCAAAGACCCTAATTCCGTAGACCCAGAATGGGTAAAATTTTTTGAAGGGTTTGATTTTGCAGTATCCAACGCTAATGGTAAGGCGGGACCCGCTGCACCGGCAGTTGCAGGAGGAGGGACACCGGTGACCAACGACCAGCTGGTAAAAGAGTTTGGTGTATATCGCCTTATCCAGGCATATCGCAAAAAAGCCCATCTGATCGCCAAAACCAATCCAATTCGCGAAAGAAAAGACAGAAAAGCCGGCCTCGAAATCACCAATTTCGATCTGAGCGATGCTGACCTGAAGACGGAGTTCTTTGCAGGTAGCTTCCTTGGCCTCGGCAAAGCCACGTTAGAGAATATTCTGGCATTCCTGAATAAGATCTACGCTGGTTCAGTAGGTATTCAATATACCTATATTAATGACCGTGATAAAGCTAAATGGCTCGAGAAAGAGTATGAAGCAGCCATGAGCACACCGTTATCACTGGAAAAACGTCGTCGTATCCTGATGAAACTGAATCAGGGTGTGATCTTCGAAAAATTCTTACACACTAAATATATAGGACAGAAACGTTTCGGTCTGGAAGGTGGCGAATCTACCATTCCTGCACTGGATGCTATGATCAGCGAGGCTGTTGAATATGGTGTACAGGAGTCTGTGATCGGTATGGCACACCGTGGCCGTCTGAACGTACTGGCTAATATCCTTGGTAAAACCTACGAACAGATCTTCAATGAATTTGAAGGGCTGGCGGTTCCGGACATGACCATGGGTAGCGGCGACGTGAAATATCACCTTGGGTTCCGTTCTCAGGTGGAGACAGCCTATGGCAAACAGGTAAACCTGCAGCTGATGCCTAACCCATCCCACCTGGAAGTGGTTGATCCGATTGTGATCGGATTCTCCCGTTCCAAAGCGGATGTTATTTATAACAGCGACTACGATAAGATCCTGCCTATCCTCATCCATGGTGATGCGGCTTTAGCAGGTCAGGGTATCGTTTATGAAGTGGCACAGATGAGCAAACTGAAAGGTTACTACACAGGTGGTACCATTCACTTTGTGATTAATAACCAGATTGGTTTCACCACTGACTTTGATGATGCACGTTCTTCCGACTACTGTACCAGCGTTGCATCTATCGTGCAGGCGCCGGTATTCCACGTAAACGGCGACGATGCAGAAGCGGTAGTAAAAGTATCTCAGCTGGCAGCCCGTTACCGTCAGGAGTTTAATGAAGATGTATATATTGATATGGTTTGTTACCGTAAACACGGTCACAACGAAGGTGATGAGCCTAAGTTTACACAACCTAGCTTATATGCACTGATCGACAAGCATCAGAACCCACGCGAGGTATATACTCAGTTCCTGCTGCAGAACGGCGAAGCCGATGCACAGACGCTGGCAAAAGAAATGGAAAAAGGATTCTGGGATGAGCTGCAGGCGCGTCTGGATGAGGTTAAACAACATCCGCTGCCTTATGTGAACCAGAAACCGGAAGAATGGTGGCAGGCATTGCGTAAGGCAACGCCGCAGGATTTTGACCAGTCGCCGGTAACAGCTATCAACGAAGATGAATTCAAACGTCTTTTTGATGGCCTGATGAAATGGCCTTCAGACTTTGTTCCTTTACGTAAGGTGAGCAAACTGCTGCAGGATAAAATTAAGCTCTACCAGGAAGAAGGTAAGGTAGACTGGGCTACAGGTGAACTGTTGGCGTATGGCAGTCTGCTGGTAGAAGGCAGAGACGTAAGAATGAGTGGAGAAGACGTGAAACGCGGTACTTTCTCTCACCGTCATGCGGTACTGTTCGATGAGAACACCAATGCGACCTACAGCCGTTTAGGTGAACTGGCTCCTGAACAGGGTAAATTCAGAATTTACAACTCACTCCTCAGTGAATATGGTGTATTAGGCTTTGAATATGGTTATGCTATGGCAACGCCTAACAGCCTGGTTATCTGGGAAGCACAGTATGGTGACTTCGTAAACGGAGCACAGACAGTGATTGACCAGTATATCAGCAGTGCAGAGCAGAAATGGACAACCCAGAATGGCCTGGTGATGTTACTGCCTCATGGTTATGAAGGTGGTGGACCAGACCACTCCAACGCGCGTCCTGAGCGTTTCCTGCAACAATGTGCAGAAGAAAACATGGTAGTAACCAATATTACCACTGCGGCTAACTTCTTCCATGCGCTGCGTCGTCAGCTGACATGGCAGTTCCGTAAGCCACTGATCAACTTCTCTCCAAAAGCGAACCTGCGTCATGTGGGTGCTTATTCTACCATGGAAGAATTTACCCAGGGTGGATTTAAAGAAGTACTGGACGATCCATATATCCAGGATACTTCACTGGTGAAGAAAGTATTGCTCTGTACAGGTAAAATGTATTTTGATCTGAGCGACAAACAGGCGAAAGAAGACCGCAAAGATGTGGCGATTGTACGTCTGGAACAGCTGTATCCGCTGCCGGTTAAACAACTGGAAGCTATCGCTGCCAAATATAAGGGAGCTACCTTCTTCTGGGTACAGGAAGAGCCGCTGAACATGGGCGCTGCATCTTACCTCCAGATGAACCTGAAACAGATCAACTACGGTGTTATCAGCCGTAATCCAAGTGCATCTACTGCCACCGGCTATGCTAAAGTGCATGCCCGCGAACAACAGCAGATCATTGATACCGCTTTTAACATCTAA
- a CDS encoding RsmB/NOP family class I SAM-dependent RNA methyltransferase: MGKPYLRGMSRWDSYLLSATKVINAYKGDPPLHHFLKAFFKQHPQMGSRDRRWISQLVYHYYRLGWWKHDTDVSERLLLGTFLCENTPSDLLAQLKPEWNAAVNASLEEKLKLSGSGPLDAAALFPFADELSAGIDADAFAKSYLQQPHFYIRIRNNKQEKVLAILDKAGINYQLWENKTTLALPNGTKIEELLPEKSWYEVQDASSQQTGLLFKPRKGERWWDCCAASGGKSILLKDQEPGVQLLVSDVRRSILENLQKRFAAAGVKNYEERVADLTNPAFPGTMGKVSFDGIILDAPCSGSGTWGRTPENLSFFKKEEITKYSDLQKRIAANVVSFVKPGGSLIYITCSVFRAENEDVVDFIEANSDLKRQEGGIITGYGNGADTMFAVKFTR, translated from the coding sequence GTGGGAAAGCCTTATCTTCGTGGCATGAGCCGTTGGGACAGTTATCTATTATCAGCAACAAAAGTTATCAATGCCTATAAGGGCGATCCGCCGTTGCATCATTTTCTGAAAGCATTTTTTAAGCAGCATCCGCAGATGGGGAGTCGCGACAGACGTTGGATTTCGCAGCTGGTCTATCACTACTACCGTTTGGGATGGTGGAAGCATGACACGGACGTATCGGAGCGTTTGTTATTAGGTACGTTTTTATGTGAAAATACGCCCAGCGATTTGCTGGCACAGCTGAAGCCTGAATGGAACGCGGCGGTGAATGCTTCATTGGAAGAGAAGTTGAAACTGAGCGGTAGCGGGCCTTTGGATGCAGCAGCACTGTTTCCTTTTGCAGACGAGCTTTCCGCAGGAATTGATGCGGACGCATTCGCGAAAAGTTATCTGCAACAACCGCATTTCTACATACGTATCAGGAATAATAAGCAGGAGAAAGTATTGGCTATTCTTGATAAAGCTGGCATCAATTATCAGCTGTGGGAGAATAAGACAACACTTGCCTTGCCTAATGGTACCAAGATTGAAGAGTTATTACCGGAGAAAAGCTGGTATGAAGTACAGGATGCCAGCAGCCAGCAAACGGGGTTGTTATTCAAACCGCGTAAGGGTGAACGCTGGTGGGATTGCTGTGCAGCAAGTGGTGGTAAATCTATTTTACTGAAAGATCAGGAGCCTGGTGTGCAGCTGTTGGTAAGTGATGTGAGAAGGTCTATCCTGGAAAATCTACAGAAACGCTTTGCAGCAGCAGGTGTCAAAAATTATGAAGAGCGTGTGGCAGACCTTACCAATCCTGCGTTTCCGGGTACGATGGGGAAAGTGAGTTTTGATGGGATTATATTAGACGCACCTTGTTCCGGTTCCGGTACCTGGGGCAGAACGCCGGAAAATTTATCTTTCTTTAAAAAAGAAGAAATTACAAAATATTCCGACCTGCAAAAGCGTATAGCCGCTAACGTTGTATCGTTTGTAAAACCTGGTGGATCATTAATTTATATTACCTGTTCTGTGTTTCGTGCAGAGAATGAGGATGTAGTTGATTTTATCGAAGCAAACAGTGATTTAAAGCGTCAGGAAGGCGGGATTATTACTGGTTATGGTAATGGTGCCGATACGATGTTTGCGGTGAAATTTACGAGGTAG
- a CDS encoding beta-ketoacyl-[acyl-carrier-protein] synthase family protein: MAERVFITGMGMITAIGDNVAGNFQSLHQQKTGLGFTDYIDTIYKAVLPTGEVKHDDAALFQMAGIPVQKGYTRTTLLGLIAIKEALRQAGISNVKDVPTGFINASTVGGMCDTEKVYFDLINPEKEGDFIQSIDTLDCADCTQRIADRVGITEHIATISTACSSSANALMFGARMIKHGLYQRMICGGTEALTRFTLNGFNSLKNVDKQFCRPFDNQRTGLNLGEGAAYLVLESESFAKANNSTILAELSGFCNTNEAFHPTSPSPEGDGAYAAMKQALEMSGRTLEDVQYINVHGTATLNNDISEGRALERLFGTAVPPFSSTKPFTGHTLAAAGAIEAIYAILAIQNGIIFPNLNFTEKMEELQIEPVTQLQEGVLIKNVISNSFGFGGNNASLVLSKYEG, encoded by the coding sequence ATGGCGGAAAGAGTGTTTATTACAGGGATGGGGATGATCACCGCCATAGGTGATAATGTAGCCGGAAATTTTCAAAGCCTTCATCAACAAAAGACGGGCCTGGGTTTTACCGACTATATTGATACTATTTACAAAGCTGTACTGCCAACAGGAGAGGTAAAGCACGATGATGCTGCTTTATTTCAAATGGCTGGAATTCCTGTACAAAAGGGATATACACGCACCACCTTACTGGGGCTGATTGCGATAAAGGAAGCATTAAGGCAAGCCGGCATCAGTAATGTGAAGGATGTGCCTACCGGCTTTATTAATGCCAGCACAGTAGGTGGCATGTGTGACACGGAGAAGGTTTATTTCGATCTCATTAATCCGGAAAAGGAAGGTGATTTCATTCAAAGTATTGATACACTTGACTGTGCGGATTGTACACAGCGTATAGCCGATAGGGTTGGTATAACAGAACATATTGCCACTATTAGTACAGCATGTTCTTCTTCTGCCAATGCCTTAATGTTTGGCGCCAGAATGATTAAGCATGGTTTGTACCAGCGGATGATCTGTGGTGGAACAGAAGCACTGACGAGGTTTACTCTCAATGGCTTCAATTCCCTGAAGAATGTGGATAAGCAGTTTTGCCGGCCATTCGATAACCAGCGTACCGGCCTCAATCTCGGAGAAGGCGCTGCGTACCTGGTGCTGGAAAGCGAGTCATTCGCGAAAGCTAACAACAGTACTATTCTGGCGGAGCTGAGTGGATTCTGCAATACGAACGAAGCCTTTCACCCTACTTCCCCATCGCCGGAAGGAGATGGCGCCTATGCCGCCATGAAACAGGCGTTGGAGATGAGTGGCAGAACCCTGGAAGACGTGCAATATATCAATGTACATGGTACTGCCACGCTGAATAATGATATTTCAGAAGGACGTGCACTGGAGCGGCTTTTCGGAACAGCAGTTCCGCCGTTCAGTTCCACGAAACCCTTTACAGGCCATACACTGGCGGCAGCCGGTGCTATTGAAGCCATCTATGCCATACTAGCAATACAAAACGGGATCATCTTCCCCAATCTCAATTTTACAGAGAAAATGGAAGAGCTGCAGATTGAACCGGTTACCCAGCTGCAGGAAGGAGTCCTGATTAAAAATGTAATTTCAAATTCTTTTGGCTTCGGAGGAAACAATGCCTCCCTGGTACTCAGCAAATATGAAGGTTAA
- a CDS encoding phosphopantetheine-binding protein, whose product MEELKQKLKEQIIEALNLQDTKPADIDDNAPLFGDGLGLDSIDSLELMVLLERQYGIKVEDPREGRKILQSVQSMAEFIQSKQQPA is encoded by the coding sequence ATGGAAGAATTAAAACAGAAACTGAAAGAACAGATTATTGAAGCATTGAATCTGCAAGACACCAAACCTGCTGATATCGATGATAATGCCCCATTATTTGGCGACGGTCTGGGCCTTGACAGCATCGACTCACTGGAACTGATGGTATTGCTGGAAAGACAATATGGCATCAAGGTGGAAGATCCCCGCGAAGGCCGTAAAATTCTCCAGTCTGTTCAATCTATGGCAGAATTTATCCAATCCAAACAACAACCCGCTTAA
- a CDS encoding beta-ketoacyl synthase chain length factor has product MAAISPQHTFDGDFIDAPLVQTDSNRFVCLEPDYKPFVPGNSLRRMTRVLKMGLTTALKCLSESGVETPGPIVTGTGKGSLQDTEKFIKEIEQYKETALNPTPFIQSTYNSVNGLIALQQKGTDYNNTFVHRGFSFENALIDSMMLLNEGYTHTLTGAFEEMTPEHFFIKSRIGHWRTSPVNSSAIYDEYLPGTISGEGSTFFVLGNAPTAKSLAAVSACKLLYKPSLERLSATLQELGADADLILSGTNGDINHEDYYTVLNEVLPQPGLPFKHLCGEYETAGAFALWLAAALLKNGTVPAQLFPMIPSLPADFKKILIYNHYFGEQHSVMVVERV; this is encoded by the coding sequence ATGGCTGCAATATCTCCCCAGCATACATTTGATGGAGATTTTATTGACGCGCCGTTAGTGCAGACGGATAGCAACCGATTTGTATGTCTGGAACCAGACTATAAGCCATTTGTTCCCGGTAACAGCTTACGTCGTATGACGCGGGTACTGAAAATGGGACTGACCACCGCCTTGAAATGTCTGTCGGAAAGCGGAGTGGAAACCCCCGGCCCTATTGTAACCGGCACCGGCAAAGGCAGCCTACAGGATACCGAAAAATTTATAAAAGAGATAGAGCAGTATAAAGAGACTGCGCTCAATCCAACCCCGTTTATTCAGTCTACCTACAATTCCGTAAACGGCCTGATAGCCTTACAGCAGAAAGGTACCGACTACAATAATACTTTTGTACACAGAGGTTTTTCCTTTGAAAATGCCCTGATCGATAGCATGATGTTATTGAATGAAGGGTATACACATACGCTCACCGGCGCTTTTGAAGAGATGACGCCGGAGCATTTTTTCATTAAAAGCCGTATCGGCCACTGGCGTACATCCCCTGTAAACAGCAGTGCCATATACGATGAATATCTTCCCGGAACGATATCCGGAGAAGGCAGTACATTTTTCGTTTTGGGCAATGCGCCTACCGCAAAATCGCTGGCAGCAGTAAGTGCCTGTAAGCTATTGTATAAACCTTCCCTGGAGCGACTTTCAGCAACCCTACAGGAACTGGGCGCCGATGCAGACCTGATCCTTAGCGGTACCAACGGCGATATTAATCATGAAGATTATTATACCGTATTAAATGAGGTACTTCCTCAACCAGGACTGCCTTTCAAACATCTCTGCGGAGAGTATGAAACTGCCGGAGCGTTTGCGCTATGGCTGGCGGCAGCATTGTTGAAGAATGGAACAGTACCGGCACAGCTTTTCCCTATGATTCCTTCTCTACCGGCAGATTTTAAGAAAATATTGATTTATAATCATTATTTCGGTGAGCAACATAGTGTGATGGTGGTGGAGAGGGTGTAA
- the odhB gene encoding 2-oxoglutarate dehydrogenase complex dihydrolipoyllysine-residue succinyltransferase, producing MVIEIKVPTVGESISEVTIAKWLKKDGDYVQQDEVLCEMESEKATFELNAEKAGVLKIAANAEEGATLKIGDVACTIDTDAAAPAASAAPAAAQAAPAPAAAPVEAAAPAVNKGVIDMKVPTVGESISEVTLVKWTKNDGDYVERDEVICELESEKATFELNAEEAGKLILVAKEGDTLKIGDVACKIDTDVARPAGKAPAAAPAPAAAPAKPSVQQAPVTSIPNDIKATPVAAAVIADKHVDPSTIKGTGAHGKIVKDDVYAALQNPGVAIGQEMFSRGERREKMSNLRKTVSRRLVEAKNTTAMLTTFNEVDMTEIMALRAKYKEVFKKQHEVNLGFMSFFTKACCFALQEFPSVNAYIDGEELVYHDYCDISIAVSAPKGLVVPVIRNAESLDMAGIEKEVLNLATKARDNKLTLPEMTGGTFTITNGGVFGSLMSTPIINIPQSAILGMHKIQERPMAVNGQVVIRPMMYIALSYDHRIIDGRESVSFLVRVKEMLENPEQLLFGKDPLKALLKL from the coding sequence ATGGTTATCGAAATCAAAGTCCCTACGGTAGGCGAATCTATTAGCGAGGTAACAATTGCGAAATGGTTGAAAAAAGATGGAGATTATGTGCAACAGGACGAAGTACTGTGTGAAATGGAATCAGAGAAGGCCACCTTTGAGCTGAATGCAGAGAAGGCGGGAGTACTGAAAATTGCGGCGAATGCGGAAGAAGGCGCTACCCTGAAAATCGGAGATGTTGCCTGCACCATTGATACAGATGCGGCAGCACCGGCAGCATCAGCTGCTCCGGCAGCGGCACAAGCTGCGCCAGCACCTGCGGCTGCACCAGTTGAAGCAGCAGCACCAGCCGTAAACAAAGGGGTAATTGACATGAAGGTTCCTACAGTAGGTGAATCTATCAGTGAAGTTACTTTAGTGAAATGGACCAAAAACGATGGTGACTACGTAGAGCGTGATGAAGTGATTTGTGAGCTGGAATCTGAAAAAGCTACCTTCGAACTGAATGCAGAAGAAGCAGGTAAGCTGATCCTCGTTGCAAAAGAAGGTGATACCCTGAAAATCGGGGATGTAGCCTGCAAAATAGATACCGACGTTGCAAGACCAGCAGGTAAAGCACCTGCGGCGGCTCCTGCACCGGCAGCAGCTCCTGCAAAACCATCCGTTCAGCAGGCGCCTGTAACCAGCATTCCTAACGATATCAAAGCAACGCCTGTTGCTGCGGCCGTTATTGCTGACAAACATGTTGATCCATCTACAATTAAAGGTACCGGTGCACATGGCAAAATCGTAAAAGATGATGTATATGCTGCATTGCAGAATCCAGGTGTGGCTATCGGTCAGGAAATGTTCTCCCGTGGCGAACGTCGCGAGAAAATGAGCAACCTGCGTAAAACCGTTTCCCGCCGTCTGGTGGAAGCTAAAAACACCACCGCTATGCTGACTACCTTCAACGAGGTAGATATGACAGAAATCATGGCGCTGCGTGCTAAATATAAAGAGGTGTTCAAGAAACAACATGAAGTGAACCTGGGCTTTATGAGCTTCTTCACGAAAGCATGTTGCTTTGCATTACAGGAATTCCCTTCTGTAAACGCTTACATCGATGGAGAAGAACTGGTATACCACGATTATTGTGATATCTCTATCGCAGTATCAGCTCCTAAAGGACTGGTAGTACCTGTTATCCGTAATGCGGAGAGTCTGGATATGGCCGGCATCGAAAAAGAAGTACTGAACCTCGCTACCAAAGCGCGTGATAACAAATTGACGCTGCCGGAAATGACCGGTGGTACCTTTACTATCACGAATGGTGGTGTATTCGGTTCTCTGATGAGTACGCCAATCATCAACATTCCTCAGTCTGCGATTCTGGGTATGCACAAAATCCAGGAGCGTCCGATGGCAGTGAATGGTCAGGTGGTGATCCGTCCGATGATGTACATTGCGCTGAGCTACGATCACCGTATCATCGATGGTCGTGAGTCAGTAAGCTTCCTGGTACGTGTGAAAGAAATGCTGGAAAATCCTGAGCAGCTGCTGTTCGGTAAAGATCCGCTGAAAGCACTGCTGAAGCTCTAA
- a CDS encoding dihydrofolate reductase family protein, giving the protein MKITLVANISANGKVLLSENQHHQAPPAAVSSFIEVAMQAGNMVLGRKTFEFIQRLPEEMKGFLAGLEVVILSGTLHDTPAYKVVNTAEAAINYLKDKGFENIAVGGGTETYNAFLNENLPTDIYFNYIPLITGNGGELGTNFNLEAAYNLKAHKLLTDSIMQLHLTKA; this is encoded by the coding sequence ATGAAAATCACATTAGTAGCCAATATCTCCGCAAACGGAAAAGTATTATTATCTGAAAATCAACACCATCAGGCACCACCGGCAGCAGTGAGCAGCTTTATAGAAGTAGCCATGCAGGCAGGCAATATGGTCCTCGGCAGAAAAACCTTCGAATTTATCCAGCGACTTCCTGAAGAAATGAAAGGATTCCTCGCAGGACTGGAAGTTGTAATACTTTCCGGCACCCTGCACGATACCCCTGCATATAAGGTGGTAAATACTGCCGAAGCAGCTATCAACTACTTAAAAGACAAAGGATTCGAAAATATTGCTGTAGGTGGCGGTACAGAAACCTATAATGCATTCCTGAATGAAAACTTACCGACTGATATATATTTCAACTACATCCCACTTATTACCGGTAACGGCGGGGAACTGGGTACCAATTTTAACCTGGAAGCCGCTTACAATCTGAAAGCACATAAGCTGTTAACGGATAGCATTATGCAGTTGCATCTGACTAAAGCATAA